TCGTATCTTTCTCTAATATGAGCCTGTGTATATAGTAGTAGATAGATATAGATAGATGGTTATCTATTTGCTGTTTGTGtatatttagtttttgatTAGAGTGGTAGATCGTGAAAATTTCGAGCTCTGGTTTAGGCTTTTGTTTGGTGGTTTCTGTTGTGTCTGTTTTTGCCCTAATTCAGCTGTGATTTTGGGgcaaaattagggttttggtgTGGTGGTCAGACAGGGAGGTGAAAAACCCTAGTATTGGGATTTGAAGAGAAGTTAGGGTTTTGAAGTTACATGTATGGCTTCGGGGACTATAGTTGGCGAAGGAGGtgtaaataataatgatggaGCAGCTACAAGAGAGAAACAGAGGTATAGTGAGAGTAAAGTTTATACAAGGAAAGCTTTTAAAGGACCTAAAAATAACATCAATAATATcaacaccaccaccaccaccaccaccgtGAACCCTGCCCCTCCCACCACCACCGCCACCTTGAACCCTGCCCCTCCCACCACCACCGCCACCTTGAACCCTGCCCCTCCCACCACCACAGCGAGCGCTGCCAGTCCCACCATCACCACCACCGCTAACGCTGCTAGtatcaccaccaccaccgccaCAGCCACTGCTGCTCTCACCACCACCACAGCCACCGCTAACAACGCCACTGTGGACCTAAGCATTACGAACACAACAATTACTACCACTGAAACTGCGAGTGCTGCCAACTGCGACGACAATAGGgacaatgagaaaaataagataaataagGATGAGAGGAACAACAAGAGCAATTCAATTCAAGTGCCAGAATCGCAAACCCCGGCTTTGGAAGACACGAATTCTGCCCAGCAGCAGCCTGTTTCTCGCCTGGAAGCTAATTCGGATGACTCTTCTAGCCTTAATAGGCAGCAAGGTGCAGCGGAGGTGGCTCCTAGTGGCCGGGATGCAACTGCTGAGAATGGGGTGGTGAAGCAAGGCTTGAATGATAAAGTGAAGATAAATTTGGCGTCCAAGTCTAAGCAGGAGATGAAAGAGCTTAGAAGGAAGTTGGAGAGTGAACTTGATATGGTAAGGAGTCTGGTGAAGAAGATTGAAGCTAAAGAAGTGCAGCTTGGTGTCAGTGAGTTAAGCAATTTGCAAGTATCTCTGAATGACCGGGTATATAACGGATTAAAGAGGGTTAATTCAGAGGTTGTTTCTGTAGGTCTTTCTCATGATATTACTACTCCTATTGCTACTCCTACTCCTAGGCAGTCTAGGCCTCTGAATCAGCTTAGTATATCAGTGTTCGAGAATAGCCAGGGCGCAGTTGAGAATgtggagaaagagaaaaggacgCCAAAGGCAAATCAGTTCTACAGGAATTCAGAGTTTCTGTTGGCAAAAGACAAGTTTCCACCAGCAGAGAGTAACAAGAAGTCTAAATTGAATGGGAAGAAGCAAGGGGGAGGGGATATGGGATTTGGGTTTGGAGCGGCATCTAAGATTTTCAAGAACTGTAGTGCTTTGCTTGAGAAATTGATGAAGCATAAATACGGTTGGGTGTTTAAATCTCCTGTGGATGTAAAGGGACTTGGTTTGCATGATTACTTTACCATAATCAAGCATCCTATGGACTTGGGTACTGTGAAGACGAGGCTGAACAAGAATTGGTACAAGTCACCTGAAGAGTTCGCAGAGGATGTCAGACTAACATTTCATAATGCTATGAGGTATAATCCAAAGGGGCAAGATGTTCACGTGATGGCAGAGATACTATTGAAGCTATTTGAAGACAGGTGGGTGGTTATAAAATCAGAGTTTGATCGGGAGATGAGGTTTGTTGTTGGTTGTGGTATTGGTATTCCTACACCAACATCAAGAAAAGCTCCACTACCACCCCCTCCTCTTGATATGAGGAGAATTTTGGATAGATCAGATTCAATGAGGTATCAACCTATTGATCCCAGATCAAAACCTATTAGTACGACTCCTTCAGGGAGGACCCCTGCTCCAAAAAAGCCTAAGGCAAAGGATCCACACAAGAGGGACATGACTTATGATGAGAAACAGAAGCTTAGCACAAATCTTCAGAGTTTACCTTCAGAGAAGCTGGACAATATTGTCCAGATaataaagaagagaaattCATCTCTTAGCCAACATGATGATGAAATTGAAGTGGATATTGACAGTGTTGATGCGGAGACCCTTTGGGAACTGGATAGATTTGTTACCAACTACAAGAAGAGTTTAAGCAAGAACAAGAGAAAAGCTGAACTTGCCAGTCAAGCCAGAGCAGAAGCTGAGCGGAATGTCCAGGAGAAGGTAAGAACTTTAATTGTTCCTTGTAATGCTTAAGCCTTATAAAGGAATGGTTTCCCaatggattttctttttcagtctTTGCAGACACCGGCAGCGGTAGTGGCACCACCACAAGGAACTAAAACAGGTATAGATAGTTTGATCATAATAATTGATGGAATTTGACTTTTTGCttgtttgatatttatttatcatttgtttATTGTCTTGTGTTACTCAAGCAGATGAAAGGAATGTGTCCACTTCATCACCTGTTCAAGTGGAGAACCAGGGAGATAATGGAACTAGATCAAGTAGTTCAAGCAGCTCTAGCAGTGATTCTGGTTCTTCAAGTGGTATGgcaatattttcttataagtTTTGCTATGTTCCCCTCCCCCCCTCCCCCTACATGTGTGGATATAATTTCTCTAGCAATGATTTGATGATGTActgaaatttatcttttactgTAACTGCAGACTCTGATAGTGACAGCTCCTCAACATCTGAATCTGATGTAGGGCCTTAACCAAGGAGTTGAGTAGTTATGGTAGGTCCTCTTATGGATTTTCTAAAAACTTAGATTGATTCTATATTGCATAATTTGGCAATCTGTTCTACTCTTGATGAATGAATTTAGCTAAAATATGCTCATTATTTATCTGCCGTTGAGGTTTTTTGACATACGACTTGCTACTATCAACTATGTGCTGGTGAGATCACAAGGGAGATTGCAATTTGCTAGCAATAGGTTTAAAAGCATAAACTTTTTTCACGCATTTTTGGGTTTATGGGAAGGTGGTTCTGAATTTTGTGTCATCTGTAAGTCGGGCATGTAATGCCTATGCTTTCTATGATGAgggagataaaaaaaattgactttttaaataaaaaatttatcaaattggGATTACATGTGACATGTTGCCATGAAAATGGAGAGTATTTTCTGTTTAGTGGATGGCTGGCATATCAGCTGTGTTTCCTTTTTCCCTTACCACTAGAACATAGAGAAGGGAGAAAGTGGGTAAGTTAGGAAGTATATGTGGTTAAAATATAGCAACATGGTTGGGAGTTATAATAACATTGTCAAATGGAAATATTGAAGTGCTGTGGCCcatgtttataatttataaactggtttcttctattttttttctttcggGGGGATAAAGATACTGGTAAAACTGCTACCTGCTATTTGGAATTTAAGGTGGAAGATCAGTCATCAGCAAAAGGAATAAATCTGATCTTTGGGTTTGTCTCTATTTCTACTGGGGCCTTCTTTCAAAATGCCTTGAAGtggtttcttcttttcatattctattatgacttctttttttcctggAAAAACATGTTGTATAAGTAaggatttcttttctcatgttacATCACATGCTATTTTttgtagaaaataaataattcatacTTAGCCTGGGTATTGTTGGAAAAATTAAAGCATTTACTGGTCTGCATACAATCTTAGTAGTGATGTGAACCATTATATTTCGTCACCTTAAATACCAGTTCTATCCTGTTGTTTTTTCTgagtagaaaaagaaagcgCTTGTTATTGTATCATGTCTAACCATAATTGGTCTGCATACATCTCAAACTTGTTTCTTCCAAAAGTATGTTTAATCATTTGGATTTTCATACTATTGGAGTCCTTGTATATTTGTCTTTGGTTATTCAGCTCATACTTACTGAAAGTTGTGTTTGAGGTTACTAGCTTGGTAGCTAACCTTTATTCTTCTTGCGATCCCCAAGTTAATTCTGTAAGATGCCTTTTTTTTTGTCGCTACTGTTGTGTGCGACTGAGTCTTGGCTATAGGTTAAAGCCCTCATGGCAACactcaatttaaatttatctgtGAGCTCATTCTTTAATAGGTGCACTTTAAGACTTTTTCTATTTACCTCCTAGAAAGGCATGCCATACTTATCTTGTGGGATGGGTGATTGATAATAAATTCTACAGGATGGTACAGGAGAAGAGAGCATTGCTGACATTGGTTAAGTAGTATACATGTAACATTCCCCAGAATCTGAGTAATGGATTGGCCAAATTGATGCTCCAGATATTTTAGTCTCGCTGTTTAGTTTGTTTTTGAAACTTTGAAGTCACGGGATAGTATATGTAGCATAAAAACCATGTATTCTTATAACAATTTTCCTTGGGATGATGTAAATATTTGAAACTTGTTACTTGAATCAGAGCAAGGAGTGCTGTAGAATATGTTGAACTGCATGCTAAGTTTGAAGTAGCAAAAAGGGCTGGTGTTAGTACTATATGGTCTAAGAAGAATGGATTGTAGGATTATGTTCAAATGAGATGACCTTTTTTTATTCCTTAATATGTTCGATGTTAATATAGTTTTGGCATATTTGGATAGATCTTAAAACACCAAAGCAGGTTGTGTTCGGATGACTAATGCATTAGTCAGAGTTTAGTGCAAACTGCATGGTACAGGCTTGGTGGCTTCAGGGTCTGCTAGGTTAGAGCTGTAGTAGGATAATCTCTTAAATAGTAGGCTGACACTCTATATGTCCTTAACCCACATTTTTCTCTAGCAGAACTGGGGACTACATAGATGTCTGTAAGAAGGTGAAGTGGAAGGTGGAGCTCTCTggagcatatatatatatatatatatatatacatgttttcTTATACAGCTCCGAGATTCTATTCTTAATATACCGATTCAATTTGAAAGTGGGAGAACCAATGCTGCAGCTTTGCTTTATCTAGAACATGGCATTACATTTTCCAATGGCCTTGTTAAATATATCCACTTGGAATTTGTAGTAGAAGTGCATTTATCTGAATCTTCCTGCAAAAATGCGGAACGCAATAtgaatttcattattttttatttcaatgaaATTAGTTAAACTGTTAATCTCTCAGGGGTGTTGCCTAGCTTTCTCTTTCCTAAATCTCTTAGGGGTGTTGCCTAGCCTTTCTTTCCTATCCTTTGCATCATCAGTCAATGAGTATCTTATTTTCGATATATCTTTGttgatatgttttttttttttggagttgGAAGCAACTTTCTAATGGCACAATCATTGTTCTGTTTCAGTTCCCAGAAAAACTTAGAGTAGATGGTGATCTGATGGAACACAGGTCATATGATGATTTTCCCCGTGGAATCTGCAATTGGTGTACAGTTTGGAGAGGCCAGCTATTATTGTGCGACTGCAGAGGGTTGGGGGCGGGGTCTCTGTATTGGGATTGGCTTCTTGAATCTACAAGTGGCTTAATTTGTTTAGTCAGaaatttgtataatattttgGTAGGGGATGTGGCGATGATTAGATACAAGAGCAGATGGTTTGTTTTCTGTAGCACGTGTACATGGCTAACTAATGCTACTCATGTTAGTTTCTCCGATAACTTTGTTGTTGATTATCTCCTTGCAGATTCAGGATTCTTTGGTGTTATACAAAAGATAATCTGTAATTCAAGCTCATCAAGTGATACGTAACGTAACATTATCTTCATATTTACTCCTAATATGCTGCTCACTTTATATAATCCCTGCTCAACTAACCATACTTGCCGCTTGGGCTGTTGTATGTATGAATTGCATCCTCTTCGTCGCAAGGGCTTCACTTTTTCCTGCTCCATGCGAGGGGCATTCTGTAGTTGGATGTTAGTCGAGAAGCGTTTGCATCTGCATTTTACTTCGTATCTGGCAATGGAATATAAGATACTataatgtattattattattccatGAAACGCACAACATATCCTATTGTTTCCTTCCAAAATTCACTATACCAATTTTTTATACCcatttttgaatatttgtgttaaataaaaaaaagagaaagagaaaacctctagaaatgaaaagaatttgGACCCAAACATGAATAACAGATAAACTACTTGCAAACCATGCAACAACCTGACCAGTCGCAAAATGATGCAATCCCTCAAAATAAAGTCGATGCTTTCTCCATCTCTGCCACGTTTTTTTCTCAAAGCTaactccttttcttcttcttcttcttcttcttcttcattggagTTTTCACCATGGTCAGGTCTCAAGTCTTGGCGAGACAGTCCCCTCAATGAAAACCGGTTTTGGGGACCCAATGGCCCACAACCTCCACCACCGCAATCACCATTATCTGATGCCAATCAGTATGAAATTGAACTGGGTTCTGCTTCCTCTCTTGCTGAGCTTGGTGCTCTTGTTCTCTCCACCAGTGATCCTCTCAAAAAATCCAAGCTTTCCCATCTCGCTTTCGCTAAGTGGCGCAACCACAAGCTTCCCATTGGATCTTTTGTCCCACCTTCTACACCCGCTAGACCTCCTAAGCCTGAATTGgttagttttctttttgttgattCCCTATCCAAAACTATGTTCTTTCATGGGTatctcaaaattttaaaacgaAATTTTTCGTAATTgtttatgatttcttttgcttctttatATCTTGTGTTTTCTATTCAAACGTCGAAAGTTAGGGACTCTATTCAATTGTGGGTTGTTTGTCAATTATCTCTTAAATGCCAGTCATTTGTAGTTCCCCTGAACTGCTCAATAGCATCAAAGAGTATAGTTACCTTTCAAAATCATGCAGTTAGAACTGGACTTGTTATACAATTTCATAGTGACTGTGGCTGCTATTGTTCGTGAAATTGTCCCCTTTACCTTTTTAAAACAATCAAGTCAAATTTGGAAATTTGCTGGTTCAGCTATCCCTCATTTATCTATTCAACTTTGTTAATGTTATGAATGAAGTCCCAAGTGAGTTTTGGTGATCTCCACGTAGATAAATTCTCTTTGTTGCTGTTGATGTGGTAGTTAGATATTCATGTGTTCATCTTTGCTAAATTTTTGAGATTTAGGTTTCCCCGAAGGAAATTCCTGCCCCCAAAGATTCAGGCTTACCTCTCAATGCTTATATGCTCCATAATCTTGCTCATGTGGAGCTAAATGCAATTGATTTGGCATGGGACACGGTTGTACGTTTTTCCCCTTTCAGTGAGACTCTTGGAGAAGGATTCTTTGCTGACTTTGCACATGTTGCTGATGATGAGAGTCGCCATTTTGCTTGGTGCTCTCAAAGACTTGCTGACCTTGGTTTCAAGTAAGGAGAATCGTTTTTCAAGTATCAAATTAGTTGATTGttggtttttgttttaatccaTGCTGATTAGGTATGGAGATATGCCTGCTCATAATTTGTTGTGGAGGGAATGCAAAAAATCATCTGACAGTGTTGCTGCACGATTGGCAGTGATCCCACTAGTCCAGGTATtggtttaaatatatattttctagatAGCAGCTATTAAAATTTGCTTATGCAGAGAAGTACAGTGTGACGGTGATTTGCATTGCTTGATTTTCCTTTAGTTAACTTTCATCCTTAAATAGCTAAAAATGCTTGGTGATATCAAGTACAGTAACCATTTTGAATACTTGAAAAATATTGTATGCTTATTATTGTTGGTTGGAAAAGTGGAAGGCTTCTAATCcaattgtaaaagaaaaaaggaagcaGTAACTATCACCTGAGGAATGTGAGTTGATTAGTGAACCAAAACCTGATAATTTTACTAGCATGGTGGCCGAGTAAACAGGCTGAAGTAGTTGGTAACTATACTGTGTAATTTCCATATGCTATCTGCTAACCAAAGTAAAACTGATTGCTGGTTCTTCGAACTTCTTAATAAGTTGTTCTACTCTGATTCTTCCTTGTCTTGTATGTTCAGATCTCTCAAATTTGATGATTCTTGTAGGACACTATGATGTTAAAGTAGACCATCTTTAAGTTGTACAGAATAACCACGTGTGTCAATGGAGGAAGCAGCTtctctaattttctttggGTTTGTGCAAAGGGGAAAAGTTAGCAGGGAAGGGGACTGGAAAGAGTGGCGTTGTTGtgtattcttttaatttcacaTGATTTCTTTCTAGATTTTCCTGTTTATCTATGGTTGTATTTCAATTCCATGAATTAAGACATCATATGGTTGAAGACCATGAGTTTAATTGCAGttatttgttctttctttcagCTGCATGTTTTCTCCGATTACTAGTATCATGGCATGCATTTTTCTATAGTCGTTAAGTGGAATTATGCTATTTAATACTAACGTGATGAGAAGAGATAATTGTAATAAGAATAGAAGACCCAAATCAAAGTCTAGCAAGTGcagttttgttttattgcaTTCTGGGAACTTCACTTTCAAGGAGCTATGAATTCTCAAAATATGAAAACGGTATTTGAACAGTTAGAACAGTTAGACTACCTGAATTTCTTACAAAGTGAAATTGCAATGAGCTTGAGACAGTTTATGACATGCCTAATAACAGATGCAAAGTAGGATTTTTTTTCCCCTTAAAAGGGGCAGTCATGATACTTAGACTGGATaagttttagttttaaaatttggGTTATACTCCGGtcactattttctttttgtttttctgttGTATAACCTTGATACTTGTGATAAGGTTAAATCTTCTAGGCCTATGTTTGAAGTAAATTCTCTCACTATGTGTACAGGTGTTATTACCAACTTTAGGGATTTATTTTCAGATATTTTTAACACTTCCTCCCCCTGGCCCTCCAATATTAgatatttgatgtttgatgaGGAAAATTTAAGcagtctttctatttttatctACATAGGAGGCAAGAGGACTTGATGCCGGGCCAAGGCTAGTGCAAAAATTGATTGGTTTTGGAGATTCTAAGACATCTAAAATTGTGGCTAGAATTTCTGATGAAGAAGTTGCTCATGTAGCTGTTGGTGTCTACTGGTTTATCTCTGTTTGTCAGAAAGTGGGCTGTCCTCCTTCTTCCACTTTTAAAGGTATTAACAGCCTTTTTCACTTTTGATTTGTGACCACCTATGTGGCACATAGTAATAGTATTATCCCGTACCGGGCAAGCAAAATATTTGATTGcgaagttttaaaatttttcggGGATAAGCATGCAGACATATTAAGGGAGTACAATGTGGAGTTGAAAGGGCCCTTTAATCATTCGGCAAGAGAAGAAGCTGGGATTCCCCGTGACTGGTAGGATCAGTTGTGCAATAATATGATGCCTAATCTATGATCCTTGATTTGTCCCTTTTAATAGAAATAGAATAGGAACTGCCTTTAAGATCTGCATGTAAACGGTGTAAtttattatgggattattgaACCATCTGCTGTGTAGGTATGATGCATCATCTACAAATAAACAAGACAAGAATGAGAAACGGGGCACAAACGAGCAGCTCTCTGTGGTCTGTGACtgatctctctctctctctctctctctctctctgtgtaTGTGTCCCTCTCTCTCAGATACACCTACACATGTACACACAAGGGTAAATGCAACTTCTGGGAGATTAACTATTCTTTTTAAGGGGAGAATTAGAATATGAGGGCAATTAATGTTGCAGGTTTATGATAGACTTGCTTCGATCATCTCCATGGAGTGTGAAAACGCAAGTTTGAATAAGCCCCCAGTTTGATGCTCATTTAACAGCTGAAACTCGAGGGTAAGTGGATGTTCTGATGCAAAATTTCAATGCGGTTGCTATTTAACCAGTATGTGATTGACTATGAGTGATCATATGAACTCTAGTTTTTAAtccctcttttttttcttttgctcaGTATATATAGAACTTATCCTGATTTGGGGGCTTGAACATGTGACCTTGGAAACTCATATACATAACTCAACTAGCATAGCGGTAATGCGGGCATAACAAGAGGGCATGCCATTCTGGATTGGAAGTGTAACTGCAGCTTCATTTTATCCTGAGTTTGAAAGATTCTGGCGACTTAATGTGCTCCTGCCCTTTCCTTGACTTTCATGTATCTGCCGAAGTCCACTGAGCTTGGTTTAGTGTAGCTTTGCTTCATTTTTAGCCGTGGCATgtgttattttctgatattagaGCAATGATCATCTATGTAATTATATCCTTGAGCTGCTCAGCATAAATTTACCCATATAATGTAGACTCTAACCGCTTCCTTAATTCATTTATAAGTAGATTTAGTCTTTCATATGAAATTGTTGTGATCCAGTAATCTCTTGGACAAGCTGCTCAACTCTATCCATCCTCATTCATTGCCTTGCTATTAAACTAATGCTGTGTCTAGCATGGATTACCATTTAAGCTTGAattgccaattactgtcttaataatgctaattaaaaagaacaaaaagaaacagagAAAAAACAATCAATCGTCAGGATGGAATAAACTATCAGGAATGCTAATTAATACAATGCAAGTTCAGTTCTTGGGTCTGAAACATAAATGTTACTTGTGggtcttttaattatttatcataaataataaaaatcataaggTTTCTACTATAGCAGATACTTATCTTATTAATCATAAAGATTGATTTGTCAAAATGAAGATGCTTTTACGTGTATCCA
The sequence above is drawn from the Ricinus communis isolate WT05 ecotype wild-type chromosome 7, ASM1957865v1, whole genome shotgun sequence genome and encodes:
- the LOC8264215 gene encoding uncharacterized protein HI_0077 — encoded protein: MMQSLKIKSMLSPSLPRFFLKANSFSSSSSSSSSLEFSPWSGLKSWRDSPLNENRFWGPNGPQPPPPQSPLSDANQYEIELGSASSLAELGALVLSTSDPLKKSKLSHLAFAKWRNHKLPIGSFVPPSTPARPPKPELVSPKEIPAPKDSGLPLNAYMLHNLAHVELNAIDLAWDTVVRFSPFSETLGEGFFADFAHVADDESRHFAWCSQRLADLGFKYGDMPAHNLLWRECKKSSDSVAARLAVIPLVQEARGLDAGPRLVQKLIGFGDSKTSKIVARISDEEVAHVAVGVYWFISVCQKVGCPPSSTFKDILREYNVELKGPFNHSAREEAGIPRDWYDASSTNKQDKNEKRGTNEQLSVVYDRLASIISMECENASLNKPPV
- the LOC8264216 gene encoding transcription factor GTE4 isoform X2, coding for MASGTIVGEGGVNNNDGAATREKQRYSESKVYTRKAFKGPKNNINNINTTTTTTTVNPAPPTTTATLNPAPPTTTATLNPAPPTTTASAASPTITTTANAASITTTTATATAALTTTTATANNATVDLSITNTTITTTETASAANCDDNRDNEKNKINKDERNNKSNSIQVPESQTPALEDTNSAQQQPVSRLEANSDDSSSLNRQQGAAEVAPSGRDATAENGVVKQGLNDKVKINLASKSKQEMKELRRKLESELDMVRSLVKKIEAKEVQLGVSELSNLQVSLNDRVYNGLKRVNSEVVSVGLSHDITTPIATPTPRQSRPLNQLSISVFENSQGAVENVEKEKRTPKANQFYRNSEFLLAKDKFPPAESNKKSKLNGKKQGGGDMGFGFGAASKIFKNCSALLEKLMKHKYGWVFKSPVDVKGLGLHDYFTIIKHPMDLGTVKTRLNKNWYKSPEEFAEDVRLTFHNAMRYNPKGQDVHVMAEILLKLFEDRWVVIKSEFDREMRFVVGCGIGIPTPTSRKAPLPPPPLDMRRILDRSDSMRYQPIDPRSKPISTTPSGRTPAPKKPKAKDPHKRDMTYDEKQKLSTNLQSLPSEKLDNIVQIIKKRNSSLSQHDDEIEVDIDSVDAETLWELDRFVTNYKKSLSKNKRKAELASQARAEAERNVQEKSLQTPAAVVAPPQGTKTDERNVSTSSPVQVENQGDNGTRSSSSSSSSSDSGSSSDSDSDSSSTSESDVGP
- the LOC8264216 gene encoding transcription factor GTE4 isoform X4 gives rise to the protein MASGTIVGEGGVNNNDGAATREKQRYSESKVYTRKAFKGPKNNINNINTTTTTTTVNPAPPTTTATLNPAPPTTTATLNPAPPTTTASAASPTITTTANAASITTTTATATAALTTTTATANNATVDLSITNTTITTTETASAANCDDNRDNEKNKINKDERNNKSNSIQVPESQTPALEDTNSAQQQPVSRLEANSDDSSSLNRQQGAAEVAPSGRDATAENGVVKQGLNDKVKINLASKSKQEMKELRRKLESELDMVRSLVKKIEAKEVQLGVSELSNLQVSLNDRVYNGLKRVNSEVVSVGLSHDITTPIATPTPRQSRPLNQLSISVFENSQGAVENVEKEKRTPKANQFYRNSEFLLAKDKFPPAESNKKSKLNGKKQGGGDMGFGFGAASKIFKNCSALLEKLMKHKYGWVFKSPVDVKGLGLHDYFTIIKHPMDLGTVKTRLNKNWYKSPEEFAEDVRLTFHNAMRYNPKGQDVHVMAEILLKLFEDRWVVIKSEFDREMRFVVGCGIGIPTPTSRKAPLPPPPLDMRRILDRSDSMRYQPIDPRSKPISTTPSGRTPAPKKPKAKDPHKRDMTYDEKQKLSTNLQSLPSEKLDNIVQIIKKRNSSLSQHDDEIEVDIDSVDAETLWELDRFVTNYKKSLSKNKRKAELASQARAEAERNVQEKTPAAVVAPPQGTKTDERNVSTSSPVQVENQGDNGTRSSSSSSSSSDSGSSSDSDSDSSSTSESDVGP
- the LOC8264216 gene encoding transcription factor GTE4 isoform X3 encodes the protein MASGTIVGEGGVNNNDGAATREKQRYSESKVYTRKAFKGPKNNINNINTTTTTTTVNPAPPTTTATLNPAPPTTTATLNPAPPTTTASAASPTITTTANAASITTTTATATAALTTTTATANNATVDLSITNTTITTTETASAANCDDNRDNEKNKINKDERNNKSNSIQVPESQTPALEDTNSAQQQPVSRLEANSDDSSSLNRQQGAAEVAPSGRDATAENGVVKQGLNDKVKINLASKSKQEMKELRRKLESELDMVRSLVKKIEAKEVQLGVSELSNLQVSLNDRVYNGLKRVNSEVVSVGLSHDITTPIATPTPRQSRPLNQLSISVFENSQGAVENVEKEKRTPKANQFYRNSEFLLAKDKFPPAESNKKSKLNGKKQGGGDMGFGFGAASKIFKNCSALLEKLMKHKYGWVFKSPVDVKGLGLHDYFTIIKHPMDLGTVKTRLNKNWYKSPEEFAEDVRLTFHNAMRYNPKGQDVHVMAEILLKLFEDRWVVIKSEFDREMRFVVGCGIGIPTPTSRKAPLPPPPLDMRRILDRSDSMRYQPIDPRSKPISTTPSGRTPAPKKPKAKDPHKRDMTYDEKQKLSTNLQSLPSEKLDNIVQIIKKRNSSLSQHDDEIEVDIDSVDAETLWELDRFVTNYKKSLSKNKRKAELASQARAEAERNVQEKTPAAVVAPPQGTKTADERNVSTSSPVQVENQGDNGTRSSSSSSSSSDSGSSSDSDSDSSSTSESDVGP
- the LOC8264216 gene encoding transcription factor GTE4 isoform X1, whose amino-acid sequence is MASGTIVGEGGVNNNDGAATREKQRYSESKVYTRKAFKGPKNNINNINTTTTTTTVNPAPPTTTATLNPAPPTTTATLNPAPPTTTASAASPTITTTANAASITTTTATATAALTTTTATANNATVDLSITNTTITTTETASAANCDDNRDNEKNKINKDERNNKSNSIQVPESQTPALEDTNSAQQQPVSRLEANSDDSSSLNRQQGAAEVAPSGRDATAENGVVKQGLNDKVKINLASKSKQEMKELRRKLESELDMVRSLVKKIEAKEVQLGVSELSNLQVSLNDRVYNGLKRVNSEVVSVGLSHDITTPIATPTPRQSRPLNQLSISVFENSQGAVENVEKEKRTPKANQFYRNSEFLLAKDKFPPAESNKKSKLNGKKQGGGDMGFGFGAASKIFKNCSALLEKLMKHKYGWVFKSPVDVKGLGLHDYFTIIKHPMDLGTVKTRLNKNWYKSPEEFAEDVRLTFHNAMRYNPKGQDVHVMAEILLKLFEDRWVVIKSEFDREMRFVVGCGIGIPTPTSRKAPLPPPPLDMRRILDRSDSMRYQPIDPRSKPISTTPSGRTPAPKKPKAKDPHKRDMTYDEKQKLSTNLQSLPSEKLDNIVQIIKKRNSSLSQHDDEIEVDIDSVDAETLWELDRFVTNYKKSLSKNKRKAELASQARAEAERNVQEKSLQTPAAVVAPPQGTKTADERNVSTSSPVQVENQGDNGTRSSSSSSSSSDSGSSSDSDSDSSSTSESDVGP